The following coding sequences lie in one Halogeometricum rufum genomic window:
- a CDS encoding ferredoxin, with the protein MKIRYDRDTCIGMFQCVDEWEAFEKNLDAGKADLVGAEEVEEDVFELEVPEDAEFDAKFAARVCPVDAIELYDDDGEQVV; encoded by the coding sequence ATGAAGATTCGCTACGACCGCGACACCTGCATCGGGATGTTCCAGTGCGTCGACGAGTGGGAGGCGTTCGAGAAGAACCTCGACGCGGGCAAGGCCGACCTGGTCGGCGCCGAGGAGGTCGAAGAGGACGTCTTCGAACTCGAAGTCCCGGAGGACGCGGAGTTCGACGCGAAGTTCGCCGCCCGCGTCTGTCCCGTCGACGCCATCGAACTGTACGACGACGACGGCGAACAGGTCGTCTGA
- a CDS encoding ATP-dependent DNA helicase, translating to MRPEDVPGLPEGVPEQLQSEGIEELYPPQAEAVEAGVTEGESVLASIPTASGKTFVAEMAMLSSVQRGGKALYIVPLRALASEKKAEFERWEEFGVDVGVSTGNYESSGEWLSSRDVIVATSEKVDSLIRNNAPWVSELSCVVADEVHLVDDSHRGPTLEVTLGKLRKINPGLQVVALSATVGNADEVAEWLDATLVESDWRPIDLKMGVHYGNAVSFDDGSQREVPVGKGDRKTNALVADALDEGGSSLVFVNSRRNAEAAAKRLKDVTARYLTPEEEGELAELAGEIRDVSDTETSDTLANCVAKGAAFHHAGLAADHRSLVEDAFRDRLVKTVSATPTLAAGVNTPSRRVVVRDWQRYDGEFGGMKPLDVLEVHQMMGRAGRPGLDPYGEAVLLAKDADTRDELFERYVWADPEPVRSKLAAEPALRTHLLATVASGFAHTREGLLEFLDRTLYATQTDEPGRLERVTDTVLDYLEANGFVEREDGTVSATSVGHTVSRLYLDPMSAAEILDGLEWAADHREESLRKLEGVESASEPAESGGFQRASEMVDDGDGDDAGSFETDRTYPTALGLFHLVSRTPDMYQLYLKSGDRETYTEECYEREPELLGKTPSEYEDVRFEEWLSALKTARLLEDWASEVDEDRITERYGVGPGDIRGKVETAQWLLGAAERLAGELDRASTVAVREAKKRVEYGVRDELLDLAGVRGVGRKRARRLFEAGIETRNDLREADKSVVLAALRGRRKTAENVLEAAGRRDPSMDDVDEAEGVSDATFERASGRTDGERDEGDDADDPQEQASLGDFG from the coding sequence ATGAGACCGGAGGACGTGCCCGGCTTACCCGAGGGGGTGCCCGAGCAGTTGCAGTCGGAGGGCATCGAGGAACTGTACCCCCCGCAGGCCGAGGCGGTGGAGGCGGGCGTGACGGAGGGCGAGAGCGTCCTCGCCTCCATCCCGACGGCGTCCGGCAAGACGTTCGTCGCGGAGATGGCGATGCTGTCGAGCGTCCAGCGCGGCGGGAAGGCGCTCTACATCGTTCCCCTCCGCGCGCTGGCCTCCGAGAAGAAGGCCGAGTTCGAGCGCTGGGAGGAGTTCGGCGTCGACGTGGGCGTCTCCACCGGCAACTACGAGTCCAGCGGCGAGTGGCTCTCCTCGCGGGACGTCATCGTCGCCACCTCGGAGAAAGTGGACTCGCTCATCCGGAACAACGCGCCGTGGGTGAGCGAACTCTCCTGCGTCGTCGCCGACGAAGTCCACCTCGTCGACGACAGCCACCGCGGGCCCACTCTCGAAGTCACCCTCGGCAAACTCCGGAAGATAAACCCCGGCCTGCAGGTGGTCGCCCTCTCGGCCACCGTGGGCAACGCCGACGAGGTGGCCGAGTGGCTGGACGCCACCCTCGTCGAGTCCGACTGGCGGCCCATCGACCTGAAGATGGGCGTCCACTACGGCAACGCCGTCTCGTTCGACGACGGGAGTCAGCGGGAGGTGCCGGTTGGAAAGGGCGACCGGAAGACGAACGCCCTCGTCGCCGACGCGCTGGACGAGGGAGGGTCCTCGCTCGTCTTCGTCAACTCCCGGCGGAACGCCGAGGCGGCGGCGAAGCGACTGAAGGACGTGACCGCGCGGTATCTCACCCCCGAAGAGGAGGGGGAGTTGGCCGAACTCGCGGGGGAGATACGCGACGTCTCCGACACCGAGACGAGCGACACCCTCGCGAACTGCGTGGCGAAGGGCGCGGCGTTCCACCACGCCGGACTCGCCGCCGACCACCGCAGTCTGGTCGAGGACGCCTTCCGCGACAGACTCGTGAAGACGGTGTCGGCGACGCCGACGCTGGCCGCCGGCGTGAACACGCCGAGTCGACGGGTCGTCGTCCGCGACTGGCAGCGCTACGACGGCGAGTTCGGCGGCATGAAACCGCTCGACGTGCTGGAGGTCCACCAGATGATGGGACGGGCGGGCCGCCCCGGACTCGACCCCTACGGCGAGGCCGTCCTGTTGGCGAAGGACGCCGACACGCGCGACGAACTGTTCGAGCGGTACGTCTGGGCCGACCCCGAGCCCGTCCGCTCGAAACTGGCCGCCGAACCCGCCCTGCGGACGCACCTGCTCGCCACCGTCGCCTCCGGGTTCGCCCACACCCGCGAGGGACTGCTGGAGTTCCTCGACCGGACGCTGTACGCGACGCAGACGGACGAGCCCGGCCGACTCGAACGCGTCACCGACACCGTCCTCGACTACCTCGAAGCGAACGGTTTCGTCGAACGCGAGGACGGCACCGTGAGCGCGACGTCCGTCGGCCACACCGTCTCGCGACTCTACCTCGACCCGATGAGCGCGGCGGAGATACTCGACGGACTGGAGTGGGCCGCCGACCACCGCGAGGAGAGCCTGCGGAAACTCGAAGGCGTCGAGTCGGCCTCCGAACCCGCCGAATCGGGCGGCTTCCAGCGCGCGAGCGAGATGGTCGACGACGGAGACGGCGACGACGCGGGGTCGTTCGAGACGGACCGGACGTATCCGACCGCGCTCGGCCTGTTCCACCTCGTCTCGCGCACCCCGGACATGTACCAGCTCTACCTCAAATCCGGCGACAGAGAGACGTACACCGAGGAGTGCTACGAGCGCGAACCCGAGTTGCTCGGGAAGACGCCCTCGGAGTACGAGGACGTGCGCTTCGAGGAGTGGCTCTCCGCGCTGAAGACCGCCCGACTGCTCGAAGACTGGGCGAGCGAGGTGGACGAGGACCGGATAACCGAACGCTACGGCGTCGGCCCCGGCGACATCAGAGGGAAGGTCGAGACGGCGCAGTGGTTGCTCGGCGCGGCGGAGCGACTCGCCGGGGAGTTGGACCGCGCTTCGACCGTCGCCGTCCGCGAGGCGAAAAAGCGCGTCGAGTACGGCGTCCGCGACGAACTGCTCGACCTCGCCGGGGTCCGCGGCGTCGGGCGGAAGCGGGCCCGCCGACTGTTCGAGGCCGGCATCGAGACGCGGAACGACCTGCGCGAGGCGGACAAGTCCGTCGTCCTCGCCGCGTTGCGGGGGCGACGGAAGACGGCCGAGAACGTCCTCGAAGCCGCCGGCCGACGGGACCCCTCGATGGACGACGTGGACGAGGCCGAGGGCGTCTCCGACGCGACGTTCGAACGGGCGAGCGGTCGGACCGACGGCGAACGGGACGAAGGCGACGACGCCGACGACCCGCAGGAACAGGCCAGTCTGGGTGATTTCGGGTGA
- the cgi121 gene encoding KEOPS complex subunit Cgi121 produces the protein MRFVEGVATVEEVDAFVAAVGAVADETGATVQVFDARYVVSETHLRRAVELADRAIERGENVARDRAVEILLYAAGRRQIDDALAMGVSAGETAVVAVVDGGDESEAAARLRDLFAPRQTLGRYDEERVREFFDVTDAELATVDGDIERLVCERVALLNVEK, from the coding sequence GTGAGGTTCGTCGAGGGCGTCGCGACCGTCGAGGAAGTGGACGCGTTCGTCGCCGCCGTGGGCGCAGTCGCCGACGAGACGGGCGCGACCGTGCAGGTGTTCGACGCGCGGTACGTCGTGAGCGAGACGCACCTCCGCCGCGCCGTCGAACTCGCGGACCGCGCCATCGAACGGGGCGAGAACGTCGCCCGCGACAGGGCGGTGGAGATTCTCTTGTACGCCGCCGGTCGGCGGCAGATAGACGACGCACTGGCGATGGGCGTCTCCGCGGGGGAGACGGCGGTGGTGGCAGTCGTGGACGGCGGCGACGAGAGCGAGGCGGCGGCGCGACTCCGTGACCTGTTCGCCCCGCGACAGACGCTCGGCCGGTACGACGAGGAACGCGTCCGCGAGTTCTTCGACGTGACCGACGCCGAACTCGCGACCGTCGACGGCGATATCGAGCGTCTCGTCTGCGAGCGGGTGGCGCTTCTGAACGTCGAGAAGTGA
- a CDS encoding pyridoxamine 5'-phosphate oxidase family protein, protein MEEFRWTRLTDDEVDAFLGDGGTGTISFATDAGDPPFTLPVSYGYDEASGSLYFRLAFPPGTGKDDVVENPLSFVVHDRTGDGWQSVVAAGELEELSDLPYESSAVQAMWAVSIPKVDIFDVPPGDITFRYFRLVPDELSGRKAVGDEFDD, encoded by the coding sequence ATGGAAGAATTCCGCTGGACGCGGCTGACGGACGACGAAGTGGACGCGTTCCTCGGCGACGGCGGCACGGGGACGATATCGTTCGCGACGGACGCCGGGGACCCGCCGTTCACGCTCCCCGTCTCCTACGGCTACGACGAGGCGTCGGGCAGTCTCTACTTCCGACTCGCCTTTCCGCCGGGGACCGGGAAGGACGACGTCGTGGAGAACCCCCTCTCGTTCGTCGTCCACGACCGGACGGGCGACGGGTGGCAGAGCGTGGTCGCGGCGGGGGAACTGGAGGAACTGTCCGACCTGCCGTACGAGTCGAGCGCGGTGCAGGCGATGTGGGCCGTGAGCATCCCCAAAGTCGACATCTTCGACGTCCCGCCCGGAGACATCACGTTCCGGTACTTCCGACTCGTCCCCGACGAACTGTCCGGGCGGAAGGCGGTCGGTGACGAGTTCGACGACTGA
- a CDS encoding IMP cyclohydrolase: MYVGRFIVVGPDFAAYRVSSRSFPNRRVVERDGTLTVAPTPDAPETDNPYIAYNCVREGGEGVVVGNGSHVDPIAEKLDLGYPARDALAESLLALDYEKDDYDTPRIAGVVGEESYVGIVRKDALLVRPVAENPMLVATYEEDDPAVVVFDGEGSPADLAERAYEMDYEHAVCAAGVTYDDGDVSVGFYNGE; this comes from the coding sequence ATGTACGTCGGACGGTTCATCGTCGTCGGTCCCGACTTCGCAGCGTATCGCGTCTCATCCCGGTCGTTCCCCAACCGTCGAGTCGTCGAACGCGACGGGACGCTCACCGTCGCGCCGACGCCGGACGCGCCGGAGACGGACAACCCCTACATCGCCTACAACTGCGTCCGCGAGGGCGGTGAGGGCGTCGTCGTCGGCAACGGGTCGCACGTCGACCCCATCGCGGAGAAGTTGGACCTCGGCTACCCCGCCCGCGACGCCCTCGCCGAGTCGTTGCTCGCACTCGACTACGAGAAGGACGACTACGACACGCCGCGTATCGCCGGTGTGGTGGGCGAGGAGTCGTACGTCGGCATCGTCCGCAAGGACGCCCTCCTCGTCCGCCCCGTCGCGGAGAACCCGATGCTCGTCGCCACCTACGAGGAGGACGACCCCGCGGTGGTCGTGTTCGACGGCGAGGGGTCGCCCGCGGACCTCGCCGAACGCGCCTACGAGATGGACTACGAACACGCCGTCTGCGCCGCCGGCGTCACCTACGACGACGGCGACGTGAGCGTCGGCTTCTACAACGGCGAGTAG
- a CDS encoding MFS transporter, whose product MRVLQSVVREAKALWADGRGPSLVAIAGGWGILLGARMVYPVLLPYLRESFDISLTVAGFLVTVLWLGSAVGQLPGGVLADRYSERSVMTAGAVVVAAALVVVVTAPTALVLFAATGLVGLGQSLYPIARITILSDIYPDRIGSALGVTMATGDLGQTVLPPVAGVLAAAFVWQAGLLFIVPLLLVAGLFVWATLPSAPDADDAADPAPSAGLRDVVADLRGSNLLFVSFILFLYILIWQSFTGLYPTYLVEVKELSSSAAGLLFSGFFAVGVLVKPLAGAAYDRIGMRNALVAVLVGPIVGLALLPFVEGFWSLAAVTAVVSTMLGSGAITQSFLSEAFSEDVRGTGLGVVRTSVATLGAAGPVLFGGIADRGYFDEGYLLLAAVLVVVVLLTLRLPTSAQSD is encoded by the coding sequence ATGCGCGTCCTCCAGTCCGTCGTACGAGAGGCGAAGGCGCTGTGGGCGGACGGGCGGGGGCCGTCGCTCGTCGCCATCGCGGGCGGGTGGGGGATACTGCTCGGAGCGCGGATGGTCTACCCCGTGTTGCTCCCCTACCTCCGCGAGTCGTTCGACATCAGCCTCACCGTCGCCGGCTTCTTGGTGACGGTGCTGTGGCTCGGTTCGGCCGTCGGACAGTTGCCCGGGGGCGTCCTCGCGGACCGGTACAGCGAGCGGTCGGTGATGACCGCCGGCGCTGTCGTCGTCGCGGCGGCGCTCGTGGTCGTCGTGACCGCTCCGACGGCCCTCGTCCTGTTCGCCGCGACCGGACTGGTCGGACTCGGCCAGTCGCTCTACCCCATCGCGCGCATCACCATCCTCTCGGACATCTACCCCGACCGCATCGGGAGCGCGCTCGGCGTGACGATGGCGACTGGCGACCTCGGGCAGACGGTACTTCCGCCCGTCGCGGGGGTACTCGCGGCGGCGTTCGTCTGGCAGGCGGGCCTGCTGTTCATCGTTCCGCTCCTCCTCGTCGCCGGACTGTTCGTCTGGGCGACGCTCCCGTCGGCTCCCGACGCCGACGACGCGGCCGACCCGGCCCCGTCCGCGGGCCTTCGCGACGTGGTCGCCGACCTCCGCGGCTCGAACCTGCTGTTCGTCTCGTTCATCCTGTTTCTGTACATCCTCATCTGGCAGTCGTTCACCGGGCTGTACCCGACGTACCTCGTCGAAGTCAAGGAACTCTCGTCGTCGGCCGCCGGGCTGCTGTTCAGCGGGTTCTTCGCCGTCGGTGTCCTCGTCAAACCGCTCGCGGGGGCGGCCTACGACCGAATCGGCATGCGGAACGCCCTCGTCGCCGTCCTCGTCGGACCCATCGTCGGCCTCGCACTGCTCCCGTTCGTCGAGGGGTTCTGGTCGCTCGCCGCCGTCACCGCCGTCGTGAGCACGATGCTCGGGTCGGGCGCCATCACGCAGTCGTTCCTCTCGGAGGCGTTCTCCGAGGACGTCCGCGGCACCGGTCTCGGCGTCGTCCGCACCTCCGTCGCGACGCTGGGCGCGGCGGGGCCGGTGCTGTTCGGCGGCATCGCGGACCGCGGCTACTTCGACGAGGGCTACCTGCTGTTGGCCGCGGTGCTGGTCGTCGTCGTCCTCCTCACGCTCAGACTGCCGACGTCGGCGCAGTCGGACTGA
- a CDS encoding metallophosphoesterase family protein: MRVAVISDVHANRVALDAVLDDVPDVDATVCAGDVVGYNPWPAECVAALRDRDVPTVMGNHDRAVASDSTFRFNSMAAAGVEYARAELDDDALSWLSALPDERTELDGRVRLVHDHPWIQDKYTYPEEFHADFLDDEDVLVLGHTHVQDHRVFDEGIVMNPGSVGQPRDGDHRAAYAILDLDDLSVEERRVDYDIEAVVEAVEEAGLPERIGTRLYDGR, encoded by the coding sequence ATGCGAGTCGCCGTCATCTCGGACGTGCACGCGAACCGGGTCGCACTCGACGCCGTCCTCGACGACGTACCCGACGTGGACGCGACGGTCTGTGCGGGCGACGTGGTCGGGTACAACCCGTGGCCCGCCGAGTGCGTCGCCGCGCTCCGCGACCGAGACGTGCCGACGGTGATGGGCAACCACGACAGGGCCGTCGCCTCGGACTCGACGTTCCGGTTCAACAGCATGGCCGCCGCGGGCGTCGAGTACGCTCGCGCGGAACTGGACGACGACGCCCTGTCGTGGCTCTCCGCCCTCCCGGACGAACGCACGGAACTGGACGGCCGGGTCAGACTCGTCCACGACCACCCGTGGATTCAGGACAAGTACACCTACCCCGAGGAGTTCCACGCGGACTTCCTCGACGACGAGGACGTCCTCGTGTTGGGGCACACGCACGTGCAGGATCACCGCGTGTTCGACGAGGGAATCGTGATGAACCCCGGGAGCGTCGGCCAACCCCGCGACGGCGACCACCGCGCGGCCTACGCGATACTGGACTTAGACGACCTCTCGGTCGAGGAACGGCGCGTCGACTACGACATCGAGGCGGTCGTGGAGGCGGTCGAGGAGGCCGGCCTCCCCGAGCGAATCGGGACGCGGTTGTACGACGGACGATAG
- a CDS encoding 2-oxo acid dehydrogenase subunit E2: protein MNGDGSRTEPFPVGRRTVVDAMRMAGRRNDVHGLVEFDVTEARRRIDDAADATGTRTSFTAFLVHCLGRAVRDHPNVQRYLDWRGRLVGFEDVDVMVVVETTVDGEKLGVPRVLRRVNDRSLASVHREIRAAQRSRPSTGWSSLLSLSERLPGVVRRQFYRLPRWSPRLWKRVAGTVGVTSVGMFGSGGGWGVTPTNYPLQLTVGGISEKPRYVDGELEPREFLHLTVTVDHDVVDGAPAARFVERLRELVEGAHGLELPADES from the coding sequence ATGAACGGCGATGGCAGTCGAACCGAACCGTTCCCCGTCGGTCGACGAACGGTGGTCGACGCGATGCGGATGGCCGGGAGGCGAAACGACGTCCACGGACTCGTCGAGTTCGACGTGACCGAGGCGCGGCGACGAATCGACGACGCCGCGGACGCGACCGGAACTCGCACGTCGTTCACGGCGTTCCTCGTCCACTGCCTCGGGCGGGCGGTTCGCGACCACCCGAACGTCCAGCGATACCTCGACTGGCGCGGGCGACTCGTCGGGTTCGAAGACGTGGACGTGATGGTCGTCGTGGAGACGACGGTGGACGGGGAGAAACTGGGTGTTCCGCGAGTTCTCAGGCGCGTGAACGACCGGTCGCTCGCGTCCGTCCATCGAGAGATTCGGGCCGCACAGCGCTCACGGCCGTCCACCGGCTGGTCGTCGTTGCTCTCGCTCTCGGAGCGACTCCCGGGCGTCGTGCGCCGACAGTTCTACCGTCTCCCGCGGTGGTCCCCGCGTCTGTGGAAGCGGGTCGCCGGAACCGTCGGCGTCACGTCGGTGGGGATGTTCGGGTCGGGCGGCGGGTGGGGCGTCACGCCGACGAACTACCCGCTCCAGTTGACGGTCGGCGGCATCTCCGAGAAGCCACGGTACGTCGACGGTGAACTCGAACCGCGGGAGTTCCTCCACCTCACGGTGACCGTGGACCACGACGTCGTCGACGGCGCGCCCGCGGCCCGGTTCGTCGAACGCCTGCGCGAACTCGTCGAGGGCGCTCACGGCCTCGAATTACCTGCCGACGAGTCGTAG
- a CDS encoding tryptophanase: protein MRSYKAKMVEPIHLPSREDREAALEAAGYNAFNLDAEDVYVDLLTDSGTGTMSADQWAAMMRGDEAYAGSRSFDELRKAVRDVMGFDHVVPTHQGRGAENVVYGVLVEEGDVVPNNAHFDTTRAHVANQGADPVDCPHELATDPDADHPFKGNFDLEKGWELVEEVGAESIPVVVQTITNNSVAGQPVSVENTREVAAFADEIDATFVVDACRFAENAHFVREREAEFADASVADVAREQLSYADAVTMSGKKDALVNIGGFAAMDDPDLFEAAKQRGILYEGFPTYGGLAGRDVAAMAVGLREAVEPPYVEERVEQVAELGRLLTDAGVPVYEPTGGHAVYVDAESVLPHVPKEQFPGQELVCALYLEGGVRGVELGGFAFPGTDRPDLVRLALPRRTYSREHLEHVAETAAAVKESAESYGGLEIVEEPSMRELRHFSARLEPTEASSTAD from the coding sequence ATGCGCTCCTACAAGGCGAAGATGGTCGAACCCATCCACCTCCCCTCGCGCGAGGACCGCGAGGCGGCACTCGAGGCGGCGGGGTACAACGCGTTCAATCTCGACGCCGAAGACGTCTACGTCGACCTCCTGACGGACTCCGGCACCGGCACGATGAGCGCCGACCAGTGGGCCGCGATGATGCGCGGCGACGAGGCCTACGCCGGCAGTCGAAGCTTCGACGAACTCCGCAAGGCCGTCCGCGACGTGATGGGGTTCGACCACGTCGTCCCCACGCATCAGGGCCGCGGCGCGGAGAACGTCGTCTACGGCGTCCTCGTCGAGGAGGGCGACGTGGTGCCGAACAACGCCCACTTCGACACGACGCGCGCCCACGTCGCCAACCAGGGGGCCGACCCCGTGGACTGTCCGCACGAACTCGCGACCGACCCCGACGCCGACCACCCGTTCAAGGGGAACTTCGACCTGGAGAAGGGGTGGGAACTCGTCGAGGAAGTCGGCGCGGAGTCGATTCCGGTCGTCGTCCAGACCATCACGAACAACTCCGTCGCCGGTCAACCCGTCAGCGTCGAGAACACCCGCGAGGTGGCCGCTTTCGCCGACGAGATAGACGCCACGTTCGTCGTCGACGCCTGCCGGTTCGCCGAGAACGCACACTTCGTCCGCGAACGCGAGGCGGAGTTCGCGGACGCCTCCGTCGCCGACGTGGCCCGCGAGCAACTCTCCTACGCCGACGCGGTGACGATGTCGGGGAAGAAGGACGCCCTCGTCAACATCGGCGGCTTCGCCGCGATGGACGACCCCGACCTGTTCGAGGCGGCCAAGCAACGCGGCATCCTCTACGAGGGCTTCCCCACCTACGGCGGCCTCGCCGGACGCGACGTGGCGGCGATGGCCGTCGGCCTCCGCGAGGCCGTCGAACCGCCGTACGTGGAAGAACGGGTCGAACAGGTGGCCGAACTCGGCCGTCTGCTCACCGACGCCGGCGTCCCCGTCTACGAACCCACCGGCGGCCACGCCGTCTACGTCGACGCCGAGTCCGTCCTCCCGCACGTCCCGAAAGAGCAGTTCCCCGGGCAGGAACTCGTCTGCGCCCTGTATCTGGAGGGCGGCGTCCGCGGCGTCGAACTCGGCGGGTTCGCCTTCCCCGGAACCGACCGACCGGACCTCGTGCGACTCGCCCTCCCGCGCCGGACGTACTCCCGCGAACACCTCGAACACGTCGCGGAGACGGCCGCCGCGGTGAAGGAGTCGGCCGAATCCTACGGCGGCCTCGAAATCGTCGAGGAACCGTCGATGCGCGAACTCCGACACTTCTCGGCGCGCCTCGAACCGACCGAGGCGTCGTCGACGGCGGACTGA